The Brassica rapa cultivar Chiifu-401-42 chromosome A10, CAAS_Brap_v3.01, whole genome shotgun sequence genome segment AACTGCCTCCTTAGATCTTGGACCTGGTAATTAAGCCTTTGAATCTTATTTTCTTGTGAGAAAATTTTCTGCCATAAATAGAGATAGTCATATCATTATTAGATCATACTATGAAGGCATATGCGAAACTAAGAGTGGGTGGTTTTCAGATAACTATGGTTAATGTAAGTTTCCTCAGAATCAAAGCAGCTAAAGAGAAGTGAAACGGATAAAGACAAACCTTTTCTTGCACAGACTCTTTGCCATGTAGTATATGATGTTGCTCTTAATCTGATTGAATCAAGGAACGACTAAAGTTTTCTTATATGGAGAAGTTTTCTTCATCGTTTATTGCCATTCTTGATTTCCCTCGAACGCTGGATCTTTCGTTGCTTGCTACGGATTTTCTTGTCTCTGACTAAACGTGAGTGTTATGAAAATAGTAACCTACTAGGCAGTAACTAGCGATGTGAGCGGAGTAAAATAGTTTATTAGATTATTTATAGTATGTTGTACTAAAAGATTTGTCATATAGCTTTTTggaataaatattcatatatctGTTCGAATTCAGTTGATCTATCGGGATTTCACACTTTTAGagttagatatttaaatcttatacagatatttacaaattttggttTAGATTTGGTTTCGAATCTTTGCGGGTTTAGTTCGGATTCGAGTTCGGATACCCATTTTAATCAggtattttttaacaaaaatctaaatatacTTAAATgctcaaaatccaaaaataaaataatataaaacataaaaattaataatgtaagactaactatttaaatttacataaaaattcattcaatttaaatatttggatggagaacaaataaatattatcagtatttttaacatttactgttaattttagatatttacttgTGTCTATGTTGATAATTTTGAGatactttcatattttttaatatctaatgaatataatatttaaaataattaatatatttaaatatataattgagatttagatattttggtattcaaaatattttattttggattagATTCGATTCTGGTTATCTAGATATTAAACTTTTAATCCATCTGAATATACTTAATCGTTTTAGTTTGTGTTTAGTATTACTTTCAAATCTAGTTCGATTCAGTTTCAGATCCAGATGAGTTAATCAAATAAATTGTGTGTGAACACATTAAATTATTTGCGGTAAAGTTAAAAAATTAGTGTGTGAATGCATTAATTGTTAAATGATTGTGAGGCCGACACGTCAGCATACTCAAATTGAAATCAATGTGAAGCTATAACGTAGAAAATATAGTGTGAACGTATTAATTACAaatgtttatcttttaatatataggagatactAAAATacgataataaaaaaaatagacttaATAATTAGAACAaccaatatatttaatatactacCACAACAAAATATTTAGGGACAAACTGGTAACCACTATAGGAACACTAGGAATGAGTAGGAGAAAAATGtagagaaataaaattataggaagaaaagaaagattattCCTTACCGATTTTAATGAGAaacaaatttgttatatattccTCTAGAATAAAAGGAATGagaagaataaaaaagaaaaattatttcttataaatggtaaaaataattagaaatagtAATAAATTCATCATTTCCTTTCATTCAGTGGTCACCAGTTAGACCCTCAGTATAGTCAAACTTTTTCTTCCTAGACTACTAATTtgagatatattcaaaattaatgGTAATTGAACAATTACTAAAATAGTACAGTCAAATTATTATTTACCATACTACTATATGAAATATGTTGAAATTTAATGGTAATTGAATACATTCCCAAAGTAGTCCATTTTGTGTTCTTGACTCTTCCTCTCgactctctctatatatataagattgcaAGTGCATGACTATATTTCAACATCACAAATAAAAGATAGAACTAAAAGCGACAGCCATGGGAAGACCAAAAGTGAAGTTGGCTTGGGTCGAGGAACGAAAGAGAAGAGCTACTGTTTGCCAGCGGAGAATGAAAGAATTGATTCAAATGGCTGAAGAACTAACCATCGTTTGTGATATGAGTGCATGTTTGGTCTTTTACAACCGTAAAAATGGTAAGCTGGTGGTGTGGCCATCTCTGGAGGAGGCTCAATCTCTCATTGACTGCTATAACGCATTACCGGAAACCGAGAGGAACATGAAGGCGGATGATGAAGAGTCATCATTCATCAAGACCATTACCAAGGAGATCGAGAAGAAACTAGAGCTTTCTCGGAAGGCTATCAAGGAGTTGAAGATGGATAATCTCATGCTCCAAATCAAAAATGGTAGTAGAATGATTGCTGATCTTTCTCAAACCGAGATTGAGAAGTTAAAGTCATATGCAAGTAAGAAAATTGCGTATTATGATAGAGAGTTACGTAAGCAACATCCGAATACGAGTGGCAATGAGCCATTTCTTGAGGATGACAATGGGGAGATGAAGACCTATGAAGGAGAGAGCAGCGAGTCTGATGGTGCGGACAATACCTAATGAAGCAGATAGCTGtcgaataataaaattaatgtgtCTTGGAATAAAGTTGTTACTGTTGTGTCTTTGCATTCTCGTTTCATATTTCTAGTTTTTGTTGCTTTGGtcatgtttcttgtttttttttgtttctgtttcttgTTGTGTCTTAAACTTGTGTCTTTGTTTGCATATGTTAACCTAAATTAATGCAATGTTTTCTATTTCAATCATTGAAGAGCTCATCTCGTATGTAACACTATATGTTTTCTAGGGTTCAACATAGCAAATTCTTTAAGAATAAACTATATTTTGATAAAGCATCGTATTTAACTGAGATTATCATTGGCATGCATGTCAAACTATAGGTACATTAATTTTCATGAATAATTTAATTCTTTAAGAATAAGCTATATTTTGTCCAACGTTTCTTTTATGATGCTTAAACCTTAATTTCACACGTTAGATTCATTGTTGTCTTTCTTGATTTTCCCCGACCGCTGGATCTTTCGTTGCTTGCTACATAGTAAAACTTTTTTTAGCATATACATGAACAATACAAATTACTCAGTAACTAcaatttcaagagatttgtttaaGTGTGTGTCCTGTCCAAGTTATTGACTTCACTCATTAGTCCAACACTTTCAGTGTAATGATAAATGAAACCAACgagaagagagatagagagagagtagaATTACACCCCAAGATTCCAATAGCATCCTTAGCTACACATACTTGATGTAGTACACCTATAAGGACATCTATAAGGACCACTCCTCTTTGATTGCTTCTTCAAAGTACACAGAACTTTCAAGTGCGCAGTGTTTATAAACAAGTCTTTTGGGGTATTAGGTTGATTAAAGAATCTTGATTAACATTTCAAGCCTGTGAAGTGTGTGAGAGAAAGCTTCAATCTGCACACACCAAACATGTGATTCAGAATATAGTACTCATGAGGATTCAGTAGGGTGAAAAAAATGCCCTTCTActgtaaaacttttttgcagaGAAAGCTATGGGCGTTCCCCAGTCAAAAAAAAATACGCTTCTAAACAAGTTTCAGAAGGATATTGCAACTACTTACCTGTATCTACTGAGAGATATTCAGAGACAGACACAACATAATAGTGTTGTACAAGTTTTACAAGTTTTTCTGAATATTAATATTACGTTTGAATCATTGGAAAATGGTAATAATTTTCATGAGATTAACAGAGCATAAACCCATATGAAATTAAGTTGTGAGGGTTTTAGGAAAATTGGATATTTAGTTCCAAAATAGAGCAACgatattaagatttttttttttttgttaaagaacaATGTTAAgatttgttattatataaatatatctattaataGTGTTGTCATATAAACATATGTACTTATAGCAAATCACACTTCAAAAATGTTCAATTGTATCAAAAATGATAGTAtacatatttatttgtgtatgtaCATGACTTTTATCTTATCTCCCTTCAAAACTATAGTATGCAATAACGCTGACTTTCATTTTACTATTGAACAAACTTCCAAATACGTTCCAACTAAAAACTCTAACAATGTGATTTCACCATTTATTTATAGTAtcccataaaataaaataataaaatcaaaaaagaaCTAAAAGATATCCTAACAAACAATGattttaaactcattttcaaatGGAAATAATGTTTCATAAGCTCAAACCAACGAAAAGATCTAATCTcacaaataatttttcttttgtgttaccaaactcaaaaaccaaaaaaataatatgaaaattaatggaAAAGCAAAATGAGCaattatacataatcaaacATATAGTTAAAAAAGAGTAACACTatctaataaattaaaaaaaaaaaaaaaaaaaagcatacatATTACTATCTCCCAAACATCGACACACTTTTAAGGAAAGCAAAATGACATTGTAACATCGTCTCttgcatttttttaattaaagaaaTTAATTACAAAGTTTTGACGAACCGCAATACACAAGAAATCTAAAAATAACATATGATCATGGATTaactcaaataaataaatttttaaaataaaaaaaaattcatcgtcgcaataaagataaaatattatatcattcCAAGAATCACAACAATATAATTATGCAATTTGGTCAACAACAGCTAATTCAGCTCTCGATATCATtagatattatataaataaagatCACATGTAAATAATGTTtcacaaaaacagaaaattatgcttttgaaaataaaaatatgtcgATCTAAACACTTAATTACGTCAAAatcccgcgcgaagcgcggacttGCCCTAGTATTGCATAATTAAgagtttaataattttttcgCTTTCAACCTACATGAATTCTTAAGTTGGTGCATAATTACTCTGAAACTtgtttttatctaaaaagtattattaaaatataaattgaaaattgttcattcaataataaaataaactacaaaatatcattaattatgcaatttttgataaaagtaaaaattacattgaaaaaatgaaaacatcttCTATTTTTAAACATCAAAAACTTCCTTGTTTAAAACCGACGGGGGTATAACtttattacattatattaagaaaacaaagaaacttgTCTTATGATAGCATCAAAACTTGGAAATGTGTAATACAAATATGACAATGGCCAGCCGAACAAATTAGTTAGCAGGTCCTCTTCGTAGGGCACAAAAGCATGTTTTTGAGAGTTCAGAGACTAATCAAAACTGATACGACGCATCTTACAAACAAGATTAGCCGTAGGGAAATCAAGTTCACTACCAGCGTCTGATTTCATCACATCTTTGAGCTCATCTCTTGGTGTAGCCAAACACGTCTGGAAAGTTGCAAGCACAGGCGGAATCGGCATGGACAAGGCCGCAAGCACATTGCTCAAGTACTCTATATCTACACACAGTTGCTGTGCTCCTCGGTCTGAAATGTATTGGATTCCTCTCAGTTGCTCCATGTACAGAGCCGTTGCGCCTTCTGCTACCTTGAACATCCACTCAGTTGCAAAGAACTGTGCGTCCTCGTTGTTTGAATCACCATTGGTTGAGATTCCTTCAGCTAGAGGCTCAAGCTGCTGAGGTAAAGTCAGGAGATATTCTCCAACGCTTGTAACGTAAGCCTGAGGGTATGAGCTGAAGTTTGGTAGAGCAAACGCAGTTTGTTCTTCCAcagaagaccagattggtaggCGAGATACTTCCCCGAGTCTTTGCCTGACTTTTGATATGAGGATGTCATAGACAAGTTCGTTCACTGTGTCCGCAAACGCAGCTACTCTCTGAGATGCCAAAGGCAGTGCGTGGAACCTTGGATCTTTTGACTGCAACAAAACAGCAAAAGGAAATTATACATATGAAcagtttatattaatttatgaatcTTTGTCAATTAAGACTACCTGTTCCAACAGGTTTAGGAGTTTGCGAGCCTTCTCCGGAACATCAACCAACCGAATAGCTGCCACATCCAGGGAAGCTCGTCCAGCCATAGACAAATCTCCAGCTGTTTGTTCACTTGTCAAATGTGACAGGTTCTGATCCAGATTTGTGCCAAATAGTGAAATAGACAAGCTGGAGTTTAGTCTAGCCAGAGTGGCTCTCAAAGAAGCTTCAAatacagaagacctgctcgtaAGGCAATCTGCTACTGTAAGTATTTGAAGAGCTCCCTGAACAATGGACCACTCCTCATTTGAACTCAAGTCCATCTTACGAGAGCTTTTCTCTGCACTTCCATCTTTCTTTGAGCTAACTCCATCACCTGTACCATCCACTCCGAACACAACTCTCAAAGATTTGAGTGTTTCCTGAAGCATAGAGATATACTGCAACATAGTGTCATCTATTGCAAGTATCAGCTCGTCTGCCTCTGAGCCCCCAGTGAAACCAATACACCTCTCAACCGCAGCTTCAAGAAGAACAACAACTTGGGGAACAGACTCTTCCATCCTACGCACTGTTTCGCTGAGTTCAATTCCTTGAGCTCCAACACCACGCGTAACGGCCCCTCTCAGATCCACAACTGCGATCTCCGAAGACAGAATAGCACGTTCCATCTTCCCATACCTAAAGCATGATCAATTCTAATGTCACAAGCAAGCCTTGAAGAACTATTGGAAAATGAGACAATCCATATATGCTAGAAATGGACAGACGTGTTGAGAAGAAAACTACACAACATGAAACTTACTTTTGCTTAAATGATTCGAAGGGTGAGTACACGGCCTTCAGCGTATCTATTAAGACCCTAAGTTCAGATTCAGCAAACAGGTGCTGGATATTTCTCGCAAAGGACCCAGTTACGTTGTGCAGGTCAATAAGGGCCTCAAGATGCTTGGTCTGAATATTAATACCCTTGGGTAAGTCTCCCGATAATAGATCCATCACACCTGTTCAAGAAATACATCAGAAGTGTCAGTACTCCTCTCATTGCACAAACATAAATGTAAGACAAACGAAATATTGCTTAAATGTTTGGGAGATTTGCAATCGCTAAATGAGTAGGTTTAATAACAAAACTTCAGACATTTTTCCAAACTTTCCTGCTAAATTGACCGATTCACAAAGTTGGCTATTTTGCATCAAAATAACAACCCAGACAAAACACCAAGAACAGTAGTAGCTCATGTCAAAGCAGAAGAAAACTGATCCTCTTAGTACTATCTAGCAAAGCATGCTGATGGTAGAGTAAAACCACCATGGAAGCAAGTAACCCCAAACATTCTGGGTAAAGGACTAGACTAGGAAGGAAAATCTGACCTTTTGCGAGtgcttttgtttcaggaacagCATCTCCTGTTGCAAGGTTAAGACGAGAAGCAAAACTAGCCCCAAGTACTCCCATGGTCTCAACCAACAGCTTTGGGACGAGAGTCATGTAGTCATCAGGGAAGGCAACCATACACCTGAACAATCATGAAAGAAAAATCACATGATCGGGCATAAAGGTCTGACATAGTGTTCATGAAAGCCAAATCATATGATTGGGTCTTTAgttactgtaaaaaaaaaaggtacagAAATACCATTTCCACTCCTGCTCAAGATAGAGTAGCAACTCGTCGTAAAAGCTTGGCAGCCAACTGGCAAAGGATGTCAAGTGAAGCTCATCGCCGCCACTAGACAACGGTTGGGTTTCACTTCTCTCGCTGGAAAGCTTGTTGGGTCTTTGCTTAGTGTCGAAATCATCCCAGAGTTGTTTAATTGGCTTAAGACGGACTTTTGAATATTGCAACTCGAGAGACTTGAATCTCCCAATCCGGATGAGAATTCCACGCAAATCTTGGGCAACATCAACCTGCCAGATTTGTGAAAAAGGCTTTTCAGTCTAATCTAACAGCAACAACCTAAATCTACAAGATATTTCGGTACCAACCTTGTGATATGTTAATGCATCAGTAAGACGTGGCTGCACCATCGCCTCTAGCCTATCCTCCAAAACTTCTAGTTGCTTTCTAACATTAGCAAACTCTGCAACCTGTTGATCAAAAACTGGAGTTGAGTGAGTGAGTGAGGATACACTAGTCAAGAATggtactccctctgttccttaaaaatacatattctagaaaaaaattttgtttctaaaagattcattttttacattttcaatgcatgttttattaactaattgcaaacttcaaaaatcttaattgcactaattaattttttattggcttaaaattatggaaagaaataaataatgtgttttattaaaatgtgtgaaaaaactAGAATATAAATCTTTTAGGAACACAGGGAGTATTTGGTACAACCTCTCCAACAGCAGACAAGCAGTTTCTCATGCTGGCAAGAGTTTCTGCAGCACGAGGAAGATCGCCACTGGCAAAAACATCCTCAACCGTCGAGCTTAACTGAGTTAACCCAGCTGCATCCTGTCCCCCCAAAGAAGATAATTCAATACTGGATCGAACCAAGTCTGGATTGATTTACCAAACCTGTAGTGTTTTGTAGGCAGCCTCCATTCTCTGTTTGACACTGTCCACTCTAGCAAGTGTAGCTATACAATCTGCTGATGATCCCTCTGCCTGCAAGTGCCATCCATTTCTAACTCATGAGATCTCAGATCTAGTGTGCAGAATACACAATGCGTACCTTCTTGAGCTTCTGGAGGATTCCGGCAACTGAACTACGCAGAGACACCGCATCGTCACGTAGCCGCAGGACATCGCGTGTTGCGCGAGGGACGCGAAGGAGAGCGCTTCCGCTCTGCTCTTCGAGAGACGATCCGATCTCCTCGGAGGCGATCTGGAGCTTCATTTCCAGATCCACGAGGTGTTTCTCCAGCGAGTCCTGCGGGTGACGCGCTTGGCACGACGTGTTAACCCACCGCTTCGCATCGAACTTCTCATCTGAGAACGGACCCAGATCCACCATCATCTCTCGATCGACTACTCTCGAATGAATAAACGAAAATCATTAATCTCccatcgaagaagaagaaacaaactgAACCAAATCAATCTAAACCGGTTTTTAATCGAATTCTATGCTAAACCGAACCGTAGAGAAAACTTTTAATTAGGGTCGAAAAGAGTTATTACTCCTTATACGTATTTTACTTGCGGACCACGTACTTCTAGAACCTTCTTCTATATAATTCACCCCTCCCCTCCCTCATTAACACTTTACCCTCCTTGCTCCTCGTACCTTCTTCTCTTTTCTGAAAATGGCCTCGACATCGCGTCTAGCTTTCACGAGACTTCTCTCTTCTACCTTCGTCGTCCCTCGTCCGGCGGCTGCTTATCGCCTCTTCAGTACCAAATCAGGTAATCGAGGTCTAATTCCTCtcatttgttattattatatataacgGAACAAGTGTCGGATCTGAATCTGATTACACTTCCAGGCTTCTACGATCTGATTACACCAGCCATGAGCTTGAGCCATGTGATTCAATCCCTAGAGGACGAAGAAGAAGGCCCTCTGGTTGTAGCAACGGGTGGAAGACTTGGGTGGGATGTCAAAGACAAGGAGAATGCCTTACACGTGAGGATTGATATGCCGGGGCTTAGCAGAGAGGATGTGAAGCTTTCTTTGGAACAGGATACACTTGTGATCAAAGGAGAAGAGCACGAGGAAGGACGTAAGTTTTCAAGTAGGATTGAGTTGCCCCAAGAAGAATACAAGGCGAATGAGATAAAGGCGGAGATGAAAAACGGCGTCTTAAAAGTGGTGGTTCCTAAGATCATACAGCTACACCTTAACAATCCTCTCCACATTAAGGTCGACTAGAGGTTTCCTCTACGTTTCTGCAAAAGTTCTTCATTATCTTTACTCTTTGCTACTTTCAACCTTCTATTTGAATTGTTGAAGCTTTCTCTCTCCTTTGGTTTATTGAACTATATCCAGTTTCTTGGAATATTTCTGTGATCGTACTTGTCAATTGATCGTTTCTGTGAACTTGGTTCTCCACTGTTGGATTAAGATTTTTAGTATATAAATCTGGCCACAAAAATCTATTAAAGCTAATCCTAGATTTTTTCCACCATTCCCTCTCTGGACCTACCACTCAAAGCTAATCCTAGCAACAACAAGACCACCGCAGAAAGACTCTTTACATTCCGCaacatcaaaatttatatataccaAAGAGATTGCCAGATAAACAATCAAGAAACTAATAGTTCCAAGAATATAAATAAACTAGTATGCATACAAGACGACACATAAACATATAACCACTGTATTTACCACAATATTTGGACATAACAAAACGTTCTCAGAAATACATTCACCTAACAAACCACCACCAACTGGCTAAATAAACAAAACCCGCGTGAAACAGCTGAAAAACAACTTAGTAAAATatatagggcaattgtcaataatagcaccttttaagtttttatctcaaaaatggcactataagaagaaagtcacaaaaataacattcattaaagggtaaaatatctctaatacaaTTGGTTTAagattaaataaacaaacaaaaataaataaaataaataaaaaaataaataaaaaaaaaatttatagtttcagattatatgttttcagattcgaaatttttaataatttttttaaaaaattcttttttttaaattgttttttcaaattttctttttagaattcaaaaatactttttgaaactgtttttaaaatttttatttttaattttttagtatttattttttattttataaaattttaaactctaattccaaaac includes the following:
- the LOC103833108 gene encoding conserved oligomeric Golgi complex subunit 7 — protein: MMVDLGPFSDEKFDAKRWVNTSCQARHPQDSLEKHLVDLEMKLQIASEEIGSSLEEQSGSALLRVPRATRDVLRLRDDAVSLRSSVAGILQKLKKAEGSSADCIATLARVDSVKQRMEAAYKTLQDAAGLTQLSSTVEDVFASGDLPRAAETLASMRNCLSAVGEVAEFANVRKQLEVLEDRLEAMVQPRLTDALTYHKVDVAQDLRGILIRIGRFKSLELQYSKVRLKPIKQLWDDFDTKQRPNKLSSERSETQPLSSGGDELHLTSFASWLPSFYDELLLYLEQEWKWCMVAFPDDYMTLVPKLLVETMGVLGASFASRLNLATGDAVPETKALAKGVMDLLSGDLPKGINIQTKHLEALIDLHNVTGSFARNIQHLFAESELRVLIDTLKAVYSPFESFKQKYGKMERAILSSEIAVVDLRGAVTRGVGAQGIELSETVRRMEESVPQVVVLLEAAVERCIGFTGGSEADELILAIDDTMLQYISMLQETLKSLRVVFGVDGTGDGVSSKKDGSAEKSSRKMDLSSNEEWSIVQGALQILTVADCLTSRSSVFEASLRATLARLNSSLSISLFGTNLDQNLSHLTSEQTAGDLSMAGRASLDVAAIRLVDVPEKARKLLNLLEQSKDPRFHALPLASQRVAAFADTVNELVYDILISKVRQRLGEVSRLPIWSSVEEQTAFALPNFSSYPQAYVTSVGEYLLTLPQQLEPLAEGISTNGDSNNEDAQFFATEWMFKVAEGATALYMEQLRGIQYISDRGAQQLCVDIEYLSNVLAALSMPIPPVLATFQTCLATPRDELKDVMKSDAGSELDFPTANLVCKMRRISFD
- the LOC103833095 gene encoding 23.5 kDa heat shock protein, mitochondrial-like; the protein is MASTSRLAFTRLLSSTFVVPRPAAAYRLFSTKSGFYDLITPAMSLSHVIQSLEDEEEGPLVVATGGRLGWDVKDKENALHVRIDMPGLSREDVKLSLEQDTLVIKGEEHEEGRKFSSRIELPQEEYKANEIKAEMKNGVLKVVVPKIIQLHLNNPLHIKVD